The window ATAATATACGGTTACTTTAGGAGCAGTATTAACGCCTAACAAACAGCTTAAAGCACATTAACTAAACAGCTCGCGCATCACCTGAAAACTCTTTAGCTCAGGCATATCAGGCACATGGATTCGATAGTAATGCAATACTATATCAGAAATACGATTACGATCGTGACGAGAAAGACGGAAAAGGTGCATATTCTCGTAGTCCATACGAATCAACTGATTAATACCTGCGGCATCTGCAGGGAGTAAATAATCTGAATGAAGAGGTGCTGTAGCAGTGAAGGTTGCATTGCGAAGATCAAAACAAGCACCCGACTGATAGGCATCAAGATTAGGAAAGAAACCTATGAAACGACTCAAACGCATCATAAAGACAAGGTGGAAGTTGGCATAATCATGTTCAGCCTCATCCAACCATTCCATACTCGCACATATATAATTATAGAGGTGGGCGTTCTGTTGCTCACCACGCGTGACATAATAAAGGAATTCAGAAAGGAAGAGAAGTATAGCCGACTTCACAGGGTCAAAAGGTATAGAGCCGTAAGGACGAAGGATACGCACTTCCTTTATACGCTGCAAAGAAGTTCGTGGACGGTAATCAAATTCAAGGTCGAGTAAGGTCAGCGGTTGAAAATACTGCTTCTTAATCTTCCCTTTTGCCGTCTTAGGAATGCGCGTTATAAAAGAAATACGCCCCTCTAACTCGGTAAACATATCAATTATTAGCGATGAGTCACCGAACTTCAGAGAACGTAAAACAATAGCCTTTGACTTCAAAATCATATAAAAAACGATGCAAAAATACAAAAATACAGCCTCTTACGAAAATTTATTAGCAAAAAGTTTGGTTGATTGAAATAAATGGGCTACCTTTGCACCCGCAAAATCAGCTATGGTCCCTTCGTCTATCGGTTAGGACGAGAGATTTTCATTCTCTAAAGAGCAGTTCGACTCTGCTAGGGACTACAAGTAAAATAAAAGAAGAAAACAAAGATGGCAAATCACAAATCATCATTGAAGAGAATCCGTCAGGACAAGGTTAAGACCTTGCACAACAGATATTATGCAAAGACTATGCGTAACGCTGTTCGCAAGTTGCGTAGCATGACGGATAAGGAAGAGGCTGTTAAGCTCTACCCTGTTGTACAGAAGATGTTGGACAAGTTAGCAAAGACTAACGTTATCCACCAGAACAAGGCAGCTAATTTGAAGTCTGCTCTCTGCAAGCACGTAGCTGCATTGGGATAAAAAATACTTTCAGTCATAGCTGAAAAGAACAATAAGAGCCGTAATCCTATTGGGATTATGGCTTTTTGCATATTATACACTTGTTAGACTTATAGAAAGTGCTTGTACAAATGGGGGCATTTCAATTTGCTGTCACTGCTGTCATCCACTATAAGCACTTAACTTATTCATTTACAGAGTAGTAAAAGAAGTGTTAAAAGTGACAGCAAATTAAAATAAAGAAAAACACGTGTAAGACAGCTGTATTTACGATAAAGCTAAATTAATCTTCTCAGCCATATCCACAGCTTGCTTGATTCTATCCCCCATACCGATACCATCTTTCAGATTACCAATAATATGTAAACTTGGATAAGCACTTTCTACGGCATCAATAGTACGAAGGCGAGCATCCGTTTCGGGCATATATTGTGGAATAGCATGACTGTGCCTATAAATACGAATAACATCGGCTCGGGTACCTTTGGGATATCCCAACATCGTATGAAGGGACGTATTAACCAATTCTGTCAGTTCTTCATCCGTCTTATTGAGATATTCAGAATGACAAGCACCACCAATGAAGAACGCAAAATTAGCTCCATCCTTAGGCGAACGCCCCTGAAAACAAGCGGAAGGCATAAGAATTCCCAACACATTCTGTTTTTCTTTAGACGGTACTAATCCGCCAAAGGCATTCCAATGTACATCCCCTGTATTCTTCATTCCTACTCCAACCTCAATCACCGGAGCATAATAAAGATTGCTTAAATCGTCAAGCTGAGCCTTAGGTAAGAAGCTCAACAACTTAGGTAAGGCATAAGCAGGACAAGTTGTAATAACCTGCTCAGCTATTATAGTATTCTTACCCCAAGATAGTTTCCACTTATCTCCTAACGGCTCTATACTTAGTTCTTTGCAATTCGTTAGGATTCTCTCATCACCTATAACTCTGCCTAACGCAGAAACAAGATTACGGAAACCTCCACGAGTAGAGAAGACAGCCTTTGTTGCACGCTTTTCCCTGTCCGTTTTCGGTTGTTTTGCAAGTGCTATAGCTCCTTTGATAAAACTCCCATAACGCTGTTCTAAGTCGTAGAGTTTAGGCAAAGCAAGGCGAGTTGGTAATTGATAAGGATTACCAGCATACACGCCAGAAAGGAAAGGGTCGACGGCATAATCCACAAAAGACCGTCCCAAGCGTCGTTCTGCGAGGTTTCCCACACTCTCATTAGGGTCTGTCCCCTTCTTACGCCATGGCTCACCAAGAATGCGGAACTTATCTTTCAGCTCAAAGAGAGGAGTCGTTATAGCAGACCAAAATCCAGAAGGTAGAGCATGAAAGCGTCCATCTTTCCATATCAAACGGCACTTAGCAGAACTCTGTGCCACCTCCAGCGTACAATCATCGCCTAACATATCGAAGAGTTCAGCCACTTCAGGGTATTTAATAGTACCCGTACTCGGTCCTTGTTCCATCACAAAGCCGTCAACCTCCTCCGTCTGCATAAGTCCACCGATACGGTCGGTAGCCTCCAAGACCACAACATCTTGACCTTTACGACGCAAATAAGCAGCACAAGTAAGACCAGTAAGACCTGCACCAACGACAACTATCTTTCTTTCTTCCATAATATTAATGCTATATAGATTCCTCTCCAAAGTTTCTCTCCCCAACGTAAAGGGAGCGTAAAACTTTTAGATTGGCTTTGAAAACTTCTTATCCGTAGCTACCATCATCGGATCAAGTACAGCAGCCACAGTACGAACAAAGGGATTCCCCTCCCCTGTCATCTCCAAGGTATTCTCTGTCAAACAAAGAATACCATCTCTTTCCATCTCTTGCAGACGTTCAACATCATAATTGATAGCCCCTTTCACGTCAGCTACTGACACAGCAAGATCCTCCGCAATATGTGTCCAATCAATATGATAGTTACACATCAAACGTTCAATAACCTCACGTACTATACGCTCTTTGGGTGCTAATTGGTAGCCTTTTCGGATAGGCAACGTACCCGCAGAGACTTCTGCTATATATTCGTCTATCGACTTTGTATTCTGTGCATAGGCAGTCTCTAATTGGCTGATACCCGTCACACCAAAGGCATACACCTGTCCTGTTGTGCGACGTGTGCAATAACCTTGGAAGTTTCGATGTAATCTATGAGATTGCAAAGCCTCAGATAGTTCATCATTAGGAAGTACAAAATGATCCAAACCAACACTAAGATAACCCGCCTCATGCAGCACATCTTTAGCTTTTTGGAACATCAAAGCCTTCTCCTCCGTATCAGGAAGACCAGCCTTTTCAAGTATCATCTGACGTTTAAATATCCATGGGCAGTGTCCATAACTGAATGTTGTAACACGGTCGGGGCGCATTGCTACAGCACGCTCTATCGTCTTCTTAAAGCTATCCGATGTCTGAAGCGGTAAGCCAAAGAGGAAATCCATATTAATATTGACACTCGCACTACGAAGAATTGATACTATCTCCTCTGTTGGCAATTCAGAAGGCGTACGATTAACAAGCCTCAACACCTCTTCATTGAAGTCCTGTACGCCTAAACTAAAACGATTAAAACGTGCATCCAACAGTCCTTGCCAGTCCTCAGCTGTTAGATAACCAGGATGACATTCTATGGCTATTTCAGGCTGTTCTATCGTAGAAAAGAGTGACAGCAGATTCTCATTCAGTTCTTTAAGAACGCTTACAGGCATAGCCGTTGGACTACCACCGCCATAATGAATCTGCGATATACGCCTACTATTATCCAGATGCTTTGCTACAAGATCTATCTCCTTATGCAATGCTTGTACATAGGCTTCGACATGCTCTTCCTTTGCCATAGGGTAAGAGTTGCAGCCACAATAATGACACAGACGCCGACAAAAAGGCATATGAAAATAAAAGGAAAGATTCTTCTCACGCACCTCATTGCTATAATCAACCTCCCTCAGAAACTCTTCCCCAGTAAAAAGTCGGAAGAAGTTAGCTGGTGGATAACTCGTATAACGAGGTACAGATACATTGTATTTATCAATCAGTTCTTGCTTCATTCGTCGAAATAAATTATATGCCAAAGGTACGAATACCTCCTAACATAAACAATCCTCATTTATAAGGAAAGCACTATACGCTTCCAAACCTTACTGTACTATGCTTTTACTCGAATAGATCATTAGGCTACAATATGTGACTGGTCTGGTTTAAAGCTATGTGCTTCAGTAAAGGAACTATGGCTTATTCTTCCTTTTTAAAGGCTGATAGAACATAAATAAGGCTAACGATAGCCACCACTGTTTCAGCTATATAAAGGCCACGATAGTCGAAGATATGCGCCACCGTTCCCGCTAATACCGCCACGAGCAGACCGCTTACATGACTAATAACAATTTGTATGGTGAAGTCAGTCCCTTCTCTACCAGGACGTACGCATCGCATGGCTGTAGTGTAAAGAACCACAGTAGCCAATCCGTAACAAGCTTGGATATAAATGATTCCAATGACAAATGCAGTCTTGTTAAAGTCGGCAAAAGTCATTGCAAGGAAGTAGATAGGTGCCAGTATAATAAGTCCTGCAATGATAATACGAGCCTTATAAATTCCGATTCGCCGTATGAGAACTCCAGAAAACCACGCCATAACGAAGGAAGCGGCAGTTCCAACGATACCAGTAAGGAATCCTATCTCCTTCATATCGTATCCCTTATCAACGAGGTAAGGACGCAACATGGAAAGAATACCGATAATTCCCATATAATACAGCAGCAAGAAACCTATCTGTCGCCATATCTCCTTACGTCCAAAGAAGCTAAAGATGTCAGTCCACTTGGCACGCTCTCTTGGTTTCTCATTCTCTATCTTGAT is drawn from Prevotella melaninogenica and contains these coding sequences:
- the hemG gene encoding protoporphyrinogen oxidase; this encodes MEERKIVVVGAGLTGLTCAAYLRRKGQDVVVLEATDRIGGLMQTEEVDGFVMEQGPSTGTIKYPEVAELFDMLGDDCTLEVAQSSAKCRLIWKDGRFHALPSGFWSAITTPLFELKDKFRILGEPWRKKGTDPNESVGNLAERRLGRSFVDYAVDPFLSGVYAGNPYQLPTRLALPKLYDLEQRYGSFIKGAIALAKQPKTDREKRATKAVFSTRGGFRNLVSALGRVIGDERILTNCKELSIEPLGDKWKLSWGKNTIIAEQVITTCPAYALPKLLSFLPKAQLDDLSNLYYAPVIEVGVGMKNTGDVHWNAFGGLVPSKEKQNVLGILMPSACFQGRSPKDGANFAFFIGGACHSEYLNKTDEELTELVNTSLHTMLGYPKGTRADVIRIYRHSHAIPQYMPETDARLRTIDAVESAYPSLHIIGNLKDGIGMGDRIKQAVDMAEKINLALS
- the hemN gene encoding oxygen-independent coproporphyrinogen III oxidase, translating into MKQELIDKYNVSVPRYTSYPPANFFRLFTGEEFLREVDYSNEVREKNLSFYFHMPFCRRLCHYCGCNSYPMAKEEHVEAYVQALHKEIDLVAKHLDNSRRISQIHYGGGSPTAMPVSVLKELNENLLSLFSTIEQPEIAIECHPGYLTAEDWQGLLDARFNRFSLGVQDFNEEVLRLVNRTPSELPTEEIVSILRSASVNINMDFLFGLPLQTSDSFKKTIERAVAMRPDRVTTFSYGHCPWIFKRQMILEKAGLPDTEEKALMFQKAKDVLHEAGYLSVGLDHFVLPNDELSEALQSHRLHRNFQGYCTRRTTGQVYAFGVTGISQLETAYAQNTKSIDEYIAEVSAGTLPIRKGYQLAPKERIVREVIERLMCNYHIDWTHIAEDLAVSVADVKGAINYDVERLQEMERDGILCLTENTLEMTGEGNPFVRTVAAVLDPMMVATDKKFSKPI
- a CDS encoding MFS transporter produces the protein MFNSISSKKLSFGTFFCLYIAQMVPSSFLMTALQVIMREGQYSLATIGLLNLVRVPWTIKFLWSPFVDRHCVTVRDYKRTIIATELIYAVALLATGLINVRSEIMLVVILAFISMLASATQDIATDALAILSFKKHDHSMLNSMQSMGAFGGAVIGGGVLLILLKSYGWNVVVPCLALFVCMMIIPLMFNPHIKIENEKPRERAKWTDIFSFFGRKEIWRQIGFLLLYYMGIIGILSMLRPYLVDKGYDMKEIGFLTGIVGTAASFVMAWFSGVLIRRIGIYKARIIIAGLIILAPIYFLAMTFADFNKTAFVIGIIYIQACYGLATVVLYTTAMRCVRPGREGTDFTIQIVISHVSGLLVAVLAGTVAHIFDYRGLYIAETVVAIVSLIYVLSAFKKEE
- the recO gene encoding DNA repair protein RecO — encoded protein: MILKSKAIVLRSLKFGDSSLIIDMFTELEGRISFITRIPKTAKGKIKKQYFQPLTLLDLEFDYRPRTSLQRIKEVRILRPYGSIPFDPVKSAILLFLSEFLYYVTRGEQQNAHLYNYICASMEWLDEAEHDYANFHLVFMMRLSRFIGFFPNLDAYQSGACFDLRNATFTATAPLHSDYLLPADAAGINQLIRMDYENMHLFRLSRHDRNRISDIVLHYYRIHVPDMPELKSFQVMRELFS
- the rpsT gene encoding 30S ribosomal protein S20; protein product: MANHKSSLKRIRQDKVKTLHNRYYAKTMRNAVRKLRSMTDKEEAVKLYPVVQKMLDKLAKTNVIHQNKAANLKSALCKHVAALG